From the genome of Liolophura sinensis isolate JHLJ2023 chromosome 5, CUHK_Ljap_v2, whole genome shotgun sequence:
ccccctcccccaatttagaggcaaataaatcttatgttactttttttctttcatccaGACATTACCTTACATTCCTGATCAACAGAACTCACAGAATCTggtaaaatgactgaaaaaaggCCGAATTCCGGAGTTCCATTTGCTCTGCTTGGTTTATGTAAAGTGCAGATTTCTTTCATTCCCCACAATTTCAAGGTTATGTTTCAAGCATTTTTTCAATCTAAGTCTTGTAACGTTTCATTCTTCATAGTTTGGTGATGCTGAAGAGGCAAAGAAAGCTTTGGAGCAGTTGAATGGGTTTGAAGTGGCTGGACGTCCAATGAAGGTGAACCATGTGACAGAGAGGACAGCAGAGAGCCAGGGGAACTCACTGCTGGACAGTGATGAAATGGACAGAGCTGGCATTGACCTAGGGGCTACTGGCAGGCTCCAGCTAATGGCCAAACTGGCAGAAGGTAAGCAAAAACAGTCACAACCTCCGTGATGGAGTATTCAGGGTTTCTTTTGCAAGTTAACCGATCAGTTATGCCATTATcaacaaaagagtttgaacttgaaTCCAGCATATTATCTTTGTTTCAAGGGGCCTGCGTGACTGGTTATTGTGATAGCGCAGTAAAGTGACTAGGAAGCTTCCCAACACTGTGGTCGCTATGAGATGAAGTGCCAAATCTTTATATAGCAGGGAATGTGGCCATTATTTCTTCAGTGCATGTGCTACTCCCTATGTTCAGTGGCTCCACTAGCAGAGTTTTGCATTGAAATCTTAAACAGTGGCATGATGACTGGAATCAGTATGAATAAACTTAGATAGTTACGGCATCATGACAAGAACAGagagttttaaaaattttcaaagAGCATCTAAGTGCTTTAGAATTCCTTAATTTGTAAGTGGTCAACTGTAACCAAAACTGTCACTGACATAAAGTTTCGCACGCAAGTTACCGTCTACTTTAGCATGATCTGAGTTTGCGGCAAGATGACAGCAGAGTGATTAGCCCCCGCCCTCTCAATTCCCTGCTTGGTACTTGGcagctctggttgctaatcTTCGTCGCATGGGGTCAAGTCTCCTGgctagtaggcctacatgtacatctctaattATACCctgaaatgaaatcaaagaaagtaAAAGGACAGGCGATGTCTagtacaaacctttaaattccaaacactgaaAGCATAACCatgccaaacaaggaatgtacatgcacaacgTACACTGCAGACAAATGGATTATGTGGATTAGGCTTTCGTAGAAGTCATCGCACACCATTATCTGATGAACGGTTGTCTGCAGGGAGCCCTCATTATTCAATGACTAGGctatgtgtataaatgtatttgagctaaaaacgaatttcactgagaaatatataGTCAgcttcccatgtacatgtaattccaatttagtatgAAAAGTcaacatgcacattttgttgCCTAAAGTCTGAGCTGTCTTCCTATTGCAGAAGCGTTCGTTTTCCCACGATTTACTTTTAACCCTTTTTGCAAGCACTGTGCGAGTCCGTCATGTTGGGAGAcagaatttgtttgatttgttatcACATTTGGAGTTCCCACAACACCGTCACTGGCTTTGTAAACGGAATCTTTCATGATTTCGTGTGTACAGTTTTGCGCAGACATAATATACGTGTTGCCAGTGACAGATTCATTGCTTTGCCTTTCGCTAGCAAAATCAGGTGATCGATGGGTAGACATGTGGAAATTAttgattaaatattaagtaaatgaAGTATTCATGTTTAGGAAATATTGGCGGAAGTTCACTGCCTTTCAAATTACGCTAGAATGAACATTCACACCAGTGTAGATGTcgctttgatcgcaatttgatATCGTCATTTCGTGTGCTGGCAggcctagtttgcaagtatggatTCGGGATGTGCCAAgttctgctacagctttgtatactTAGAGCCCTGCAGTTTGaaaacagatatttgacatgacgCTCCACATGCATAAAGGTACTGGGTTGTCATGCTTAATCTCCACAGAGTTTTCTCACAAGTTcccatttatcataaaataacgATAATGAAACAATAAACCTGTTGCGAAGTGCATGTACCATATAGATGTCGCATATACtatagttattattattaaaactgaggaaaacatgaactgttggtggtaaaagcatagactaactgctcagtgaaacgtgagcttgtttattactcTTGAACTGTCAggataatcccctgaccacccctgatgctctcccacAGTCAGTAACAACCCCAACCAGTGcagtgaatcctgggatacattTTCCGAGTCCCAGGGCAAAACTTAGGTCTTTTTTTCCATAGGTCTAGTGAGTGTGTTTGGGGAAGTCCATTGTGATGAGCCTAAGAGCAGGAGTATATGGTTAATACATCtttgtcatttaagtgaaattagTTTTAAGTGAAAGCCCACTTTTcatgttggttttttttttgcaggtaCAGGCTTCCAGATTCCACAGTATGCAGCCAGTGCTTTAAGTATGAACTCTAGTGGGGGACAGACTCTGACCTTGGAGCCCCAGCCCCTGTGGCTCCCCCTGTCACACAAACACCAGCTCCAGCCCAGGCCCAGAATGCTACAGCTCCACCCATTGCCACtcagtgttttatgttttccaACATGTTTGACCCTACCTCGTAAGTTTTCCTCGTCtcgtgtgagtgagtgcttggggcttaatgTTGTTCTCAACTTCTGTGAGATTGGTGATGATTTGTTGTAATACAACAGCTTTAGTGTCATAGTTGTAGCTATTGCAGGCCaggttttttgttatttttgtgagTTTCCAGGGATGGGAATTTTCTGCCGATAGttaatttcagctgattttaaaGGAAATCAGGATTATCTAATCTTCGACCAGTATTGCTAAGACTAATCATTTTACTAGTGCTGGTCACTCAATAGAAGAAATTTTAGCTGGAAATTCAAATTTAATGGAAATCAGAATTTTTTCCAGGAGTCTGGACCAAATCCAATTGTTTTTTCTGATGAGGGTCAGATATTGAAGAAATTTCACTTGATTTTGAGGGAAAAGTTTAGAGGCAGGGATGGATACAGGGTCTCATTGTGTTCACCAGGAATAGTCAAATGGGccacaatttgaaaaaaattaaatgatttcttAGATGTATTATTAAATTTGTACTTAAGATGTCACTGATACATTAATTTCATAGCAAGGATTGAGAAAGTTTTAAACTATTTTGAAGCTTTTAGAAATCATTCATGTGGGCGCATGTTATTGATAAATACTTGTACTTAAATTTATATTGTTCCAGTTCAAGAATTTGTAGGACTAACTCCCTGCTAGACATTTATATTATGTATAGAAATAGATTAAAATGGCTGAAATTGCCTTTCCAAGAATACACAAAATCTGTGGCCTCCAGGTCCTTGGTTATTTTGGTGCATTTTACCACTCTGCAGTTGgtgaaaatgtttccaaaaattcaaataatgACTCCACAAAATTTCTGGATCCAATCAGAAGAATCATGAAAGTGACATATTGTATGAGTACTTTTGATATGTTGAAGATTTAATCGTGTATATATAGTAATTCTCTGAACATGCTTGATTATGCCTGAATAGTATCATTAACAAAAGCTCAGTTGGAGGGCGTTGATACTCAGTCTTTGATTGTAAGCTGATctgattttgtctttgtagTGAAACCAACCCGAATTGGGATCAAGAAATACGCGATGATGTGATAGAAGAGTGCAACAAACACGGAGGGGTTCTTCACATCTACGTAGACAAGGCTTCACCGCAGGGAAATGTTTATGTCAAATGTCCAAGTATTGCTGCAGCTGTTGCTTCTGTCAATGCTCTCCATGGCAGGTATTTTGCAGGTGAGTTCAGCTGGTCACTGAAAGGTCAGTTCTTCTTCAGTGgttgtttattattgtttttttttcatctgggGTTGGAAAAATCATTATGGAGGCAAGCCGTACCAATTCAATGTCAGTATTCTCTGTTGTAGATATTGTGCTGACACATGCTGTATCTTCTTTGTAATTCCGCTTGCTAATTCAGACACCCGAAAGTAAGCAAGAAACATTCCACAAGTGTAGGGGTCTTTCTGTCCAGCCACATTGTGGTAACAATGTACTGTGAAAAACATAGGAAAATGAACATTTCGACAAATATTGTGTTGGGATTTTATGAACTGTTACATGCATTGTCATTAGACAAACAATGGGTGGGAATATTAATAAAAGTGACAGCTACCTAAGAAAGGCTTAAAAGTTCTGATGGCCTTTCAGTGCATTAGTAGGTAAAAACACTCTGGGTGCATTGACCTCACTTCGTGACATTTATTCTCTGTATTGAGGTGTTCTGACAATACATTAAGGAAATAAGCCTTTTCACAAAACATGtctgggggctgtttctcaaaggggtcgtaacATTACGCAGGTCCTAAATACCAGGGCAGCATATGCCGTCCAGTATGcgacgtcatggtgattaggaCGGTGTAACATTACAACCTCTTTGAGACCACAGCCCCCTGGAATCTTCCCTCGAGTCTTGAAGGCTCACTGAGGGGTAATAGAGTGTTGGCAACACTACCAGTAGTCAGCACACCAACTGAACTCTCTAGCAAGGATCAAGTTTGCTAAACCTGTGTCTGGAATTGTAGAAGGTACGGTACTAGTTCGTGTTTCAGCAATAAAAACCtgttcttaatttatttaaatgttgatCACATTTTCTTTTGCTTTGTTTCAGGTAAAGTGATAACAGCTGCTTACGTTCCACTTCCGAACTACCATGGTTTATTCCAGACGCAATTCGAGCAACCAGCTTCTGGTCCCATCAACACAACTACTTCAATGTAGGGTTGCCTGGCGGAGTTGTTGCCCCTGGGATGGTGCGGTAGTCCAGGCCAGCTACACCCTGACAGGGTGTACAcaaacattcacaatacaaacACTGATCATAATCACTGTGCTGTCAGTGTGTTCTCCTTCAGGTGATCGAAAACACCGGAAGTTGTCATCTTCTGAAGTGCTTCACAACTGATAAGTGATGGGAGAAAGACATCTCCAGAAATGTTGTCAAAAGTCACAACCCTCAGAACTTTTTAAGTTGTCCTACGATTTGAACTAACAGAGTGTATCACTGTGAAAGAAATGCCACGAAGCGCTGTTTTACGTCTAGAGGCCATAAGGTTGCCTCGTGAAGATCTTATTTCATCAACTGCAGATGTCATGTTATCTTTAAGTGGTTTTTGCAACTTACACTGTCAAGTCAAGACAAGTTTTAGCAGAGTAAATGATAAAGACCTATGGTATTTTCATTTGTCCAGCAATGAGGTAGATGAGGTACTGTTTTGGATGTGCAGTTTCTTATATCGATAGTTTTCTTAAGCAGTGAGCATTACAACTGTTCAAGTAGAAACACAGTTGATCATGCCCTGGTCTCGTACTTCAGACTGGAGCCAGACAAAACCAGTGTACATTGCCTGGATTTTTAGGTTTTTTATCTCCTAGGTTTATCTGTTATCCCTTGTCAGCATCAAGTTTATTGTTGTAACTTACACAACTGTGTGTCATTTGTCTCTCAGCATGGttgaatacaagtacatgtacattttaacttGCAAATCATTGTCACACTAAGTGTCTGTCCTATCAGAAATAGgttcttaataaaaaaaatgtttgaatgtgAAAGAGAGGCAAGATATTTCAACgggaaatgttgatattttagtTTTTGCATCATACTCACCAGAAATGTTTCAACATTGAAGGTGGGGTTATACCGTTAAAATTGATAATAAATTCCATTGGCTTAATCACAGGACTTAAGTTTTCTGTTACAGTCTTGCAGACTACAATTTTCAGTATCCAACTTctagaaaattaattaaaataaaggAGCCAAGGGAGGAATGCTGGGGTTGAGGCTGATATTTCCGGCTTACGTGACATTACTGATTAATTGAATGGTGTCTTTATGCATTGGGACATCAACCACTTAGAAAGTGAACATTCTTACTAGCCGTCATATTAAATGTAGATATATAGTGTGCACTTGAAAATGtgccaaatatagtaaatcAGCCGTTTCAGATTCCTGTACTTATTGAAATAGTTGAATGATTTTAGACAAAAAGAGGCACATAGCCCTTTGAACGAAGAAAATTTCAGCTATAACAGTTTTCTATTGCGTAACCTCCAAATGAGGAAAACTGCACTTTTTCGCACATTTATTGCACTTAGCGACAGCTCGGGGAAAGATAACTGGATTCATGATCGGGGgctcggttagcgtgctagcgcagcgtaatgactcggGAGCaacacaccaatgcggtcgctgtgagttagtcgggctcatgctggcttcctctacggctataagtggaaaggtctgccagcaacctgcggatgggcgtgggtgtcccccggaaagtcgtataagagaaatattcttgagtatggcataaaacaccaatcaaatcaaataaataaatggattcaTAATCAGCACGTCGAGCTACATCAGGTAGTATGCATCAAATAGTCAAAACCAAAAATGTTTTGGTTAATCAACAAAGTTGGTAATcagtccatttgtacagtttttctAAAAAAGTTTTTTGCAAATGTAATTTACTCGAATGTGCTCTATCGGCATGTTAAATATCAGCTCGGTTGCATTAGCTGTTCTTGAGCAAGACATCCAAACGCCTTCTAGCAATATGGCTGCAAAGGTAGATAACAAGTGTATTGATATTGAAGGCTGTCCCTCCCATGTCTGTATGATCATTTGCAAAGGATATACCTTTGTGTTGGTTTCTGTGGCATGGTTTTCCGAGAAATGGCCTGATTTGTCTGCTGGAGGCTGAACTACATCTAACTGCAGCGTATatattttatctgaaattaCATTGTAGCATGACTTAATCAGCAAGCGGCAAATTTCTGCAGTTTTCAGCCTATTTGAATAGATTTTTCAGGCTTTAAGGCCCCAGTATTTGTGCTCATGCATATGAAGGCATTTGGATATGCGATCTGGAGAAGTTTTTTTTCAAAGGATTTCAATATATCTCCAATATGATGGCGAAGTAGGTTAACAGGGCGTTTAAGTTTTATGTACCAGTGCGTAGCCCTGGTAATTAACAATGCATGTGAACAAGAATTGTGAAATGCAGTTTCCAGAAAAATGACCAAATGCAAATTGCACACAGGCTATAGGAAGGACAAAGGGCTTACCAGCTTTCAGTTTTGAAGCCTAATAATCTATTTAAGTGttgctgcggatggtcgtggttttccctcgggctgttcctggttttcacccaccataatgctggctgccgtcgtataagtgaaatattcttgagcacggcgtaaaacaccaatcaaaaaaataaaaaaataaatatttaagtgcGACGAAGTAAAATGTGAACAAGCAGGTATGAACAAATCTGTACTTCACTCACGCTGTATGTGCGGCCTTGATGGCATAGTGGTCCACGACGCTTCTGTCACCGTTTGCCCAGTCTAaggttcgttgaagaccacttgtatGTGATGCCTTGTCTTGAATATctttaaaattgataaatttcAATTATGTCACTGTTCCTcgtgtttatatatatgaacaatttCAATATGAAGAATATGTGGCATGGTCGCCTTTAAAAATAGGCAAACTTGAACGATGCATAATAATCTTGAGTATTGCtgaatcaccaatcaaataaaattgaaaCAGATCGTGTTTTGCGAGATGGGTGAAGCAAATCAGTAACACTGGCCTGACAGCTATGCTTTGTTACAGAACTGTGATGACATCTTGCAGAAGGTGATCAGAATGATATGCCCAGTGTTCAATAATATGTAACCGGTTCTTCACCAGCTCCTGGTGGTCTCTCTGCAGCATTGACTGGCATATGGCAAGAGGTGATTTGTTCACTTCCACAGTTGTTGCCCAGTGTTCAATAATATGTAACCGGTTCTTCACCAGCTCCTGGTGGTCTCTGCAACATTGACCGGCATATGGCAAGAGGTGATTTGTTCACTTCCACAGTTGTTGCCCAGTGTTCAATAATATGTAACCGGTTCTTCACCAGCTCCTGGTGGTCTCTGCAGCATTGACCGGCATATGGCAAGAGGTGATTTGTTCACTTCCACAGTTGTTGCCCAGTGTTCAATAATATGTAACCGGTTCTTCACCAGCTCCTGGTGGTCTCTGCAACATTGACCGGCATATGGCAAGAGGTGATTTGTTCACTTCCACAGTTGTTGCCCAGTGTTCAATAATATGTAACCGGTTCTTTACCAGCTCCTGGGGGTCTCTCTGCAGCATTGTCCGGCATATGGCAACAGGTGATTTGTTCACTTCCTCGGTTGCCATAGCAACCAGATTGCTATTTCCCAGCTATTTATGATATGAACTTCTTGTCTGGGCTACGACTTCTTTTTTCCACTGTGGACATGCTTGTAGGTGACAATATGCGATGCCTCACATTTGTTGATTTcaatggttgccatggtaaccagattcCCATTTCCCTCGTATCTACTGTAGAGATAGGTATGAACATGTCCCAGGTATAACTTCAGttgttttgcatgtacatttttcattttatgtacatacatacatgtagatacagaggCCAGAAGTCACAATTCACATGTGTCCCTTATGATTTTATGTCTACAACTCCAGTTTTATCTGTGCGCAGCTTTGGTTAACCATCTGAACTTCGATAATCAGATCCATTTCATTCAAGAAACAATGACTGACCATGAACTAGGATTTCTTTCATCAAgattcaaaagttttttttattaatggtggaaaaaaatgattcatttagtatatatgtatgcgtgacaatttttcagtcatataagagtcattaggtgtacaCAGTGTaccttcttgtggcaggccgAGCCCGTGCTGATGCCGTCACTGAAGCatcgtgccgaagacaccagacatgacaccccacttaGTCACGTAATACTAACACCGGTCCAACCAGTCCTATTTTTAACCTCTctgtgctgagcaccaagcgacgTACCATTTTTGAAAATCTCTTGTACGACCCATCCCAGGGTTGATCCACAGTCTTCCGACTTTGAAGCAttctctaaccattaggtcatcACAGTGGGTCTCATTGTTCAGAAACCCAGATCTTAAAGATTAACAaagtcatttttttctgatgtagaacaccattttatttattttggacaTGTTTAGTCAGGTGTATTAATTCTGGGTGCTGTGTGGTAAGGCACTAAAAGGACAGAAATGCAGGGAATACTGCCTCTGGTATCACTGAGACCAACCAGGACTTTTCACTCACTATTCAAGTACAACCCAGCTGTACAGTGGGATTACAAAACTTCTGCCACATTCTATCTTTTCTTCAAAACTGCAGTCatggattttttatttttttaaattttttttgcttGTAAAGCAGTCAGCTTTGTAAAGGGAATGTATTTTATATTaggtaataaaaataatatcaaacTTCTTACAAAACCAATACGTGTACAAATGGAGGAGGTAAAATGACGGCAGCTGCGTGGTGCTTGGCATGTCCTAAGAagaaacacatatatacatataaaaaggcCAACAGGTGTTGTATGCATAAACAACCATTAAAACTTCCTTTCATAACACAACAGTTGAGAAAAGTTGTTTcgaggaaaaaaaaagacactgaGCTCCTAATATGAAATAATACATTAATTTGAGATAAAT
Proteins encoded in this window:
- the LOC135465402 gene encoding LOW QUALITY PROTEIN: RNA-binding protein 39-like (The sequence of the model RefSeq protein was modified relative to this genomic sequence to represent the inferred CDS: inserted 2 bases in 1 codon; deleted 2 bases in 1 codon) — its product is MADDFDVEAMLEAPYKKEDEGKAVGSSDKHKKKKRSRSKDRDRKRSRSRSRERSRREKSRRSRSRDRRDKKRSPPRRRSRSRDRDSHKRKSRSKSPIYRFGRPPRDRRGNRSRSRSPLRKEPLPELTPEERDARTVFCMQLSNRIRPRDLEEFFSSVGKVRDVRLITDNKTRRSKGISYVEFEDTESVPLALGLAGQKLLGVPIIVQPSQAEKNRLANAANNLQKGNSGPMRLYVGSLHFNITEEMLRAIFEPFGKVDDIKLIRDHETSRSQGYGFITFGDAEEAKKALEQLNGFEVAGRPMKVNHVTERTAESQGNSLLDSDEMDRAGIDLGATGRLQLMAKLAEGTGFQIPQYAASALSMNSSGTDSDLGAPAPVAPPVTQTPAPAQAQNATAPPIATQCFMFSNMFDPTSETNPNWDQEIRDDVIEECNKHGGVLHIYVDKASPQGNVYVKCPSIAAAVASVNALHGRYFAGKVITAAYVPLPNYHGLFQTQXSSNQLLVPSTQLLQCRVAWRSCCPWDGAVVQASYTLTGCTQTFTIQTLIIITVLSVCSPSGDRKHRKLSSSEVLHN